From a single Candoia aspera isolate rCanAsp1 chromosome 2, rCanAsp1.hap2, whole genome shotgun sequence genomic region:
- the LOC134490125 gene encoding serine protease 55-like, whose protein sequence is MYWSPTVCDLQHMQPMSDKDEHVPPEHNNSPEVPWLVNIYGNGKRCQGIILSTWWVLTAANCFLLMSPSQVELTGSHGRFSTKTVSQFLLHRGFSSWNTAPNNDLGLILLGQPVDLRRQDMWPACIPKEQKPYDTMEQCRIFERGDNGTLKLLLKVTTVEGLSASECSKLWPGSTDERNLCVARKMPPKDADCRVPVGSSVICNDPATSKWEVMGIVSQSLYNCSAPILASQLLTHLKWLRQEGSLENPLQPETELPSATPDVSITSKAMIKTLSAARKAIPAFAIFRDHESTSYGASTIHNCNRYQ, encoded by the exons ATGTACTGGTCTCCTACAGTTTGTGATCTTCAGCATATGCAACCCATGTCAGACAAAGATGAACATGTGCCCCCAGAACACAATAACAGCCCAGAAGTACCATGGCTTGTGAACATCTATGGCAATGGCAAGAGATGCCAAGGAATTATCCTGAGCACTTGGTGGGTCTTGACGGCAGCCAACTGCTTCCTGCTGAT GAGTCCGAGCCAAGTAGAGTTGACTGGATCTCACGGGCGTTTCTCTACCAAGACAGTGAGCCAATTTCTGCTACATCGGGGCTTCAGTTCCTGGAATACAGCACCCAATAATGACCTGGGACTCATCCTGCTTGGCCAGCCAGTTGATTTAAGAAGGCAAGACATGTGGCCAGCTTGTATCCCCAAAGAACAAAAACCTTATGACACAATGGAGCAATGTAGGATTTTTGAACGAGGTGATAATG GAACCTTGAAATTGTTGTTAAAGGTGACCACTGTGGAGGGTCTGAGTGCCTCGGAGTGTTCTAAGCTCTGGCCTGGATCTACAGATGAAAGGAACTTGTgtgttgcaagaaaaatgcctccTAAGGATGCAGATTGTAGG GTGCCTGTAGGTAGTTCAGTGATCTGCAATGACCCAGCTACATCAAAATGGGAAGTGATGGGCATTGTGAGCCAGAGCTTGTACAACTGTTCTGCTCCTATTCTGGCTTCCCAGCTTTTAACTCATTTAAAATGGCTAAGGCAAGAGGGATCCCTAGAGAATCCTCTTCAGCCAGAAACAGAATTACCTTCAGCCACTCCAGATGTATCGATCACATCTAAAGCAATGATCAAGACGCTTTCAGCAGCTCG CAAGGCCATCCCAGCCTTTGCCATCTTTAGAGACCACGAAAGCACCTCCTATGGAGCTTCCACCATCCACAACTGCAACAGATATCAATGA